Sequence from the Gadus chalcogrammus isolate NIFS_2021 chromosome 21, NIFS_Gcha_1.0, whole genome shotgun sequence genome:
aaggcggaGAGATGGGGAaaccccgagagagagagagagaggacgcgtagagagagagagagagagagagagagagagagagagagagagagagagagagagagagagagagagagagagagagagagagagagagagagagagagagagaggagagagagagagagagagagagagagagagagagagagcgatatcTAGAGAGATAATGATTTTCCCTTCCTAAACTTCAATTCTCTGTCCCTGTGTATGTCTGCATGCCGTAAACTGATCGATTTGTGTGCTAAATCCTCCGTTTGACCCCAAGGCCTGCCTCTTGTTCATGCTGCACTTATAAAGACCCACCAACAGTCCCGACTCCCATGTCGCCCTGCTCTATCTACCTTTACACAATGTAGCACGGTCAACTGATATACATACAATACACCGAATATCTTACCGAGCTGTTTTTTGATAAACCATGATGCAATGGTTGATTTATTAAAGAATCAGATATTGCCTTGCCTATGCACGTCAGAAagaatgtaataaaaaaaggaTTTAGGTTTTTGGTATTATTTAAGTCTTGGAATTGTGAGCGTCTTGTTGAGGAATCAGTGGCTTGTATTGACATGCCGACATACCGCCACACTTTATTAACTCTTGTGGAAGGTTTGAATACTGTTTGAAATGGCAGCAACTCATGGCTACCCCTGCCGGTTGATGGATGAGTTAACAGGTGGAGGTTACCGTAACGAGAACTGAATCGCTAATATACTTTAAAACTAGGCTTTAATTTACGACCATGTTGCAATTCTTAATATGCCGTTGTTGGTCTTTGGCCAAAAAGCCTTGAAAGCGACACTAAAGCCTTAACAGCTTTAGTGTCATGCTCGAGGGCAGCTCAGCGAGGCCAAGGAACAGGGAGGAGTTGACCCCGGACGGGTGGGTGTTGACAGTTTTAGAGACCTGAGGTGGCTGGCTGGCAAGAAAGGGTTGGACAGGAGAGTGTGAGATGTTGACTACGCTACACTCATGTCCTTCATTCTCCTTCACACAGTGGACACAATGGTGTGTGCTTTATTAAGACCCATGTTTGTCCTGTGCTGTTGTAGTGTCGGTTGTCCTGGAATACAAGTGACTATTTGCGGCATCTAATCCTTATTTAAGCATTTCCAAAAAGGGGGCAGCAACACAGGATTAAAANNNNNNNNNNNNNNNNNNNNNNNNNNNNNNNNNNNNNNNNNNNNNNNNNNNNNNNNNNNNNNNNNNNNNNNNNNNNNNNNNNNNNNNNNNNNNNNNNNNNGAGGAATTCAAGTTTGGCAATGGAGTGGCCGATGCCGGCGGTCAGGGTACAGCTGCCAGCGCTGGCCAAGCCAAGGGGAAGCTGTTCGAAGGATATCAAGACCCCAGCAAGCAGTTCACCGGACAGACTCGGTCATACCGCCGGGAACCCAGGTACGACGACCCCAAAGGAGCCCACTTGTATCTGCTTTCGGAGGAAATGTTGTAaatgttgtaaaaaaaataatatatatatattttatatctaACCCTGCATTCTGAAAATACCATTATTTTATCGTTAAACATGATACCCATGTTTCAATTCCCGGCAGGCACATCCTTGGACACCCCACGTTCTACCATCAGGATCTGAACAGGCAGCTATACCGTCTAGACCTGGCAAGTGTGAAGTTTGTGGGGCAGTCCAGGGGCTACCATCAAGACCCTACCACGGTGGGGGGGCTGACCGCAGAGGACCTGGAGAAAGCCAGGCAGAGCAAAAGAGCTGAGATgaaaccacacaaacaaatggtAATCATGCTcacgcacacgtacatgcaATCACACAAGTGGGCAAAATAATGCGTTACTCGGCATATACAAGCAAACCAACAGAAGGAGGTTTCGTTGTGTTCCAGGAGCTTTACAAAGAATGAATAGTAAATTTAAAAGGAACCTCAAATAGAGTTATAAGATGACTTGTTTTTTTAGTTCGTTCTTGTATTTAGAACTGAATGCGCCACAATCCCAGACTCCTGTGAAGCCACTGCTTTAACCTCTGTTAAAGACGGCATGTTCATGTTCTATCTCTTGGGCTGAAGTTGAGTGAGCGCGCCAGGGAGCGCAAAGTTCCAGTGACGAGACTCAGCAGACTGGCCAACTTTGGAGGTAACGTTCCTCCTGTCTTCATCTCTCGCCTCTCTGTCCGCGGGTCAGTTATTCCTTGCATGTGCACTGTATTTAAAGGTTGATGGTAATGTTTGGCCAAAGTTAagattatttaaatatttatagtACAGAGGTGTAGTTTCCTCTCAGTGGGTCTTTGACAGTGTAGCACTGGTGGCTAACAGCCAGCTCTTCAGCTCACAGCTATAGTAGTGGTACCCCGGTATTCAGTTCTAAATTCAATCTTGTCCTATTTACCTGTCTGGTCCTCGTAAAGGTTTACATATTACACTCTAACAAAATGTGGAAACCTCAGGATTAGTTCCTCTCTTGGAGATGGACTAAACCACCATGGCTGATCATCAGGAGAATAGCAATGGTTGCCACTTTGAgcttttaaagtttttttttcagaaaaaaaatcTAGTTGTCCCTTTTGGCATGTGTTAGTAGCAGTCAGCTTTTCATTTTGAAATTGCATTGCATTGAATGTGAAGTATAATTGCATTAAAAAACCGAGCACTTTTACTTCAAACATTACGTTCATGGTAGGTAGGACGGTTTCTCATGTAGCCTCATATGACATGAGGCTGTCCTCATGTCATATGAGGACAGCCATCATGTTTATTTTGCATGGTACATGACACAGCAGACATGCATGGCATGGCCCCTGTCATGTTTGTTTACGTTGGAGGTACAAACATGTGTACACACCTCGGGACCAGACCACAACGGGATGTGGATATAGATGTCAGGGTATGACCTGTTGACTTCAGAGTTGTTAAACTGTAATGTGACCCTTTCGTGTGTGTCTCATACATACTATACCCCACCATTTAGTCTGTTTGCTCTGACGGTCCATGTAATGTTATCCAAACCCTGAAGTTATTTGGTCAGGCTCTACAAAATCCAAAATCAGTAGACTCTTCATACGGACACTTTTTTAAACGTTTTCAAAAGTTCTGGTCCATCCTTAGCTCCAGAGAAGGGTAGGAGGGAAAACCAATAGACTAacctggagggagagggtaaGAGATGAGAGgtctacacagagagagagagaaggcgggAGATGGGGaaccccgagagagagagagagagagagagagagagagagagaggagagagagagagagagaggagagaggagaggagagagagagagagagagagagaggagagagagagagagagagagagagagagagagagagagagagagagagagagagagagagagagagagagagagagcgatatcTAGAGAGATAATGAGTTTTCCCTTCCTAAACTTCAATTCTCTGTCCCTGTGTATGTCTGCATGCCGTAAACTGATCGATTTGTGTGCTATAATCCTCCGTTTGACCCCAAGGCCTGCCTCTTGTTCATGCTGCACTTATAAAGACCCACCAACAGTCCCGACTCCCATGTCGCCCTGCTCTATCTACCTTTACACAATGTAGCACGGTCAAGCTGATATACATACAATACACCGAATATCTTACCGAGCTGTTTTTTGATAAACCATGATGCAATGGTTGATTTATTAAAGAATCAGATATTGCCTTGCCTATGCACGTCAGAAagaatgtaataaaaaaaggaTTTAGGTTTTTGGTATTATTTAAGTCTTGGAATTGTGAGCGTCTTGTTGAGGAATCAGTGGCTTGTATTGACATGCCGACATACCGCCACACTTTATTAACTCTTGTGGAAGGTTTGAATACTGTTTGAAATGGCAGCAACTCATGGCTACCCCTGCCGGTTGATGGATGAGTTAACAGGTGGAGGTTACCGTAACGAGAACTGAATCGCTAATATACTTTAAAACTAGGCTTTAATTTACGACCATGTTGCAATTCTTAATATGCCGTTGTTGGTCTTTGGCCAAAAAGCCTTGAAAGCGACACTAAAGCCTTAACAGCTTTAGTGTCATGCTCGAGGGCAGCTCAGCGAGGCCAAGGAACAGGGAGGAGTTGACCCCGGACGGGTGGGTGTTGACAGTTTTAGAGACCTGAAGGTGGCTGGCTGGCAAGAAAGGGTTGGACAGGAGAGTGTGAGATGTTGACTACGCTACACTCATGTCCTTCATTCTCCTTCACACAGTGGACACAATGGTGTGTGCTTTATTAAGACCCATGTTTGTCCTGTGCTGTTGTAGTGTCGAGTTGTCCTGGAATACAAAGTGACTATTTGCGGCGTCTAATCCTTATTTAAGCATTTCCAAAAAGGGGGCAGCAACACAGGATTAAAAATAGAACCACAGAGTCGGCACCTTGTTGTTCCGAGTTGGATTGACCAAAGTGAGCCGGTGGAACGAGGAGTTTCGCCTGGGAATCCCGGCAGAAGTCCTCCTGTCTTATTAGCTGTTTGTAGGTTAACACAGGGTCAACGGTGCACTGAAATGTGTGGGACAAGGGAAACAAGTTGGCTCAGCAGTAAAAGCGCTAGTCGCAATACCAGCACTAGTCATGGGAGTGGGTCTCGCTATATCTAACCGTTGGTAGCGACAAAATCAGGAAGTGTCAAACACCATCACTTGTGTTGTGACACAGATTTGTTGCACAAAAGAGTCCCCCATTCTCTCAGTATCACGCAACATTTGTATATGACATTTCCCCAAGCACAACAGTATATTGCAAGGAGACAATCCTGCCTCTAGCTCAACCACATACTGTTAAACATGGAGATAATTATTTTTACAGCAACACCCTGTCCTATTGTGGCACATAACAtgaagctctctctcccctctggcaGCTCCACTGCCTTGTGTTAAATATAAGACCGATGATTAGCACATTGGCAACACCTGCCACTGACTCACCTGTCTGCTAATTGGCTCCCGAGAACCGCACCCCTCTCCAATCGCTCCCCTCCAGACAGAGCCCAACCAGACGCACCCCCACACTCTACAACCATCTACAACGTGACCGTTGACGATAAGCACTCTTAATCAGCCCTGCTTTAAATAAAACCTGTAGCAGGCTTCCCTAGACCTAGAACCATATACAAATAGCCAATCAAGGCAGTCGGTCCCACACGCGTGGCCGAGAGCCTACTTGCTTTACAATTGCAACAAAAATGCAAAGTGACTTCACAGCGCCACGGCTTTGCATTGCTCTATCTGACTGATGTCATCCTGCTCCACCAACCGCAGCCCATCTCTCTTCATCCTTAGCTTTGTAGCTAGGTTAATATATTTCTAAGAATAGGCCGAAGATAACTTGTGAGTGGCAGTTACGTTATCGATTTCAAAGGATTGATAAGCCGGTTTATTGGTTGTTTGGGTGTACCATGCCGGCCATCCCTTCTGCTAGTGATCCCTAAACATGACCAAAGTCCCCTTTCAACAGAGGAGGGGAAGCAGCATTATCACCTCAGCCTTGCTGTTGTATGTTTTCACATCTTAACAATGCACAGACTTCATCCAAAAGTGTTTTCTATTTTACGCTAAAGATTGAAACGTGAGAGCAGGTCATCAAAAGCTCAGCAATAATAAGGCATGTACACACGATAGCCCAAGTGAAAGATACAAAACGGCATGTTCCATGTCAACTAAAAAGATGATTTCCCGAAACCAAGTTTGACGTAACAGTGCTATGTACGCTGTGTGCAGTTTGTGATTCAGAACCATTGATCACTCTCTAATGTGATTATCTGGAGTGCTTTACTTCTTCTTGGTTTTGGTATATTAAAGTGGCCTGCGGGGTTCAGTGTACGATGATGTGGGTGTGCAGAACCATTGCATGTGCAAATGAGAACCCAGCGTAGGAAGTCCCTCATTCGGTGTGGTGGTGACGCGACGTGAAGGTTTCTTTTTGCCCAGGCCAGGCCGTGAGCGTCTGTTTATGTCCACCACGCAGGTCTGGCTGTGGGGCTCGGCTTTGGAGCGTTGGCAGAAGTCGCCAAGAAGACCATGAGATCAAGTGATGGAGCAGGTAATGCACAAGCATcggtactcactcactcactcaagcaCAGAAGTCACAAGGTAGATTGCGATAAATGCATATTAAACCATAATAAATCATCTGTGGATGTAATGTCAACCCATAACTAATTTATcccaaaatacaaataaacatgaACTATTCTTATGTCCCTTATATGaaatcgaaccagcaacctatAAGGACCTGGACCTCAAACCTTAACCTGCTCgttggctcacacacacactcgctgcaAGCTGCTTTAGAGGCTGGCTAATCCCCGCACTGGGCTAATCTGCTAATCAGTAAACAAGTTtgattgacgtgtgtgtgtgtgtgtgtgtgtgtgtgtgtgtgtgtgtgtgtgtgtgtgtgtgtgtgtgtgtgtgtgtgtgtgtgtgtgtgtgtgtgtgtgtgtgtgtgtgtgtgtgtgtgtgtgtgtgtgtgtgtgtgtccacctagacatTAACatacgtacatgcacacaaacgcgtagattttatactttttttttaattatacttTTAATTCTGATCAAGGTTATATATGagcatataaaaaatatgtttttttggagTGTGTTGAACAGTTCCACTGAGAACAGGGTTCCACCCAGGGAGGTTCTGGTTGGTTCTACCCCCCATGTCTGGTTGTTGTTCCCCCCGGCAGGCGATAAGAAGGCAGTGCTGGACTCCAGCCCCTTCCTGTCCGAGGCCAACGCAGAACGCATCGTTAGGACCCTGTGTAAGGTGAGAGGAGCCGCGCTGAAACTAGGACAGATGCTCAGCATTCAAGGTGAGataacacacgcgcacacacacacacgtatacacacacacacacacacacacacacacacgtatacacacgtgcatacactcacactcgtacacagtcacacacacgcacacacacacacacacacacacacacacacacacacacacacactggcgtgcacacacacacacacacacacacacacacacacacacacactggcgtgcacacacaaacgcgcaggcacaacgtacacacatgcattcatacTTGCAATcctgcacacagagacactcaaTCCCCCAAAACATATCGACATATCCACAAGTGTATCAAGGTTAAGCTTGATTTGGGTTTGCAAATTTGTGCATGCACCCAATTagacagaccgacagatagATCCAGCATTATGCTTAGGTGAAGCCCAAGGacgctgagagagggagagcgaggtgGAGGACTGGACTGAGATGGAATGTAGGAAATGCTGAACGTAGGGTGTGAGAGAAATGAGAGCATGACGGAGAAGGCTGGGAAGGGATGGCATGATGGaacgagggacagagagagagggcgagagacagaagGGGAACTTTGTTGACCTACAGAGGATAGCTCACTCTTTCTGCTTCTcacctcgctctctttcccaCTCTGTTTAACCTTGTTGACTGCTTTGGATCATGCCAAAAGTAAAGCTTTTACTGTCCATTCTTGACTAGTTTAACTATTGAAtatgcagacatacacacaaagcacacacatatactactactatatatatatatatatatatatatacacacacacacacacacacacacacacacacacacacacacacacacacacacacacacacacacacacacacacacacacacacacacacacacacacacacacacacacacacacactcgatatGATGACAAAAAACATGAGCCCAGTCTAGTCCGACTCTACACGTCTATATTTCCCTAACTGAATGTTATTGGAAATGCACGTGTCAGGTGTTTTTGCGTCATCACCTTGGATATACTGAGGCTGGGCCAGTTCTataaacagaacacacacacacacacacacacacacacacacacacacacacacacacacacacacacacacacacacacacacacacacacacacacacacacacacacacacacacacacacacacacacacacacacacacacacacacacacacaccgctcacTTGCATAGAGCAGTTTGCTGCTGCCACTGAGTGTGCAATATGTGTAaacagttatatatatatatagatttgtGATTGTATGTAGCTCTAACCTTGACAGATTGATCTCCTTATGATGTTCATCTTATAATACGTCAATGAATGGGATCACATGGtaattattaataaattaatgaatAGTTCAGTTATAGTGATTAGGTTAGGGGTAATGGACAGTGAGTAGTTGATTATTGCAAAATAAAGTCAGACAGTGTGATGATGTGAATTGATTGTTTATTTCACAATAAATAGCCGCTTTACATTATCCAGCTTTTAACGCAATTGCTTATTGAAGACTTCTTGTCCTGTCCTCTGGCGAAAAACATCATTGCTATTGTTAGCATCATATCAAATGCTGTTGCGGGGTATTATTATACACAAgtgcccttatgtttttaaactggcCTTCATCAAGCCATTCTTGGTTGTTGCGGTATCTAAGTGTCTGCTAAGTGTTCTATCTAAAGTGTTCGGCAGCTGAGTCATGGTGCTGATCTCTGAGGTGCTCCAAAGAAGGTAAAAGCaggtggttgtgtttgtgtttcagatgATGCGTTCATCAACCCCCAGCTGGCCAAGATTTTCGAGCGAGTGAGACAGAGCGCTGACTTCATGCCCATGAAGCAAATGATGGTACACACTCgtcatgtctccctctctctctgtttctgtctctctgactatgtctctatctctgtctctgcccttgtctctctgtctctgtctgtctctgtctctctctctctctgtgtctttgacgcactctctctgtctctgtctctctctggctctctgtccttgagtctctcgctggctctctctctctgtctcgctctctctgtctgtctctcttcttctaCTTTTAGAGCCCAACACGTCAGTGTTTTCGCTCTGCTTTGTTGGTGTTCCCAAAGAAAGTATTTCTCTTCAGTCTCTGCCTTTGTTCTTCCCAGCCTGTTTTCCGTGCCAATGAATATATGGCTGATCTCACCAGACTTTCTGTTTGCTCTGCCTTATCTATTCCTCTGATTGACGACCCGACTGAACTGAAACCCTCTCTTAAACATCTCATCAGCCTCAGGGAAAATCCCTTTGAATAGTCAGCCTCCTTACCCTTTGGAAATCCCTTTTGAATAGTCAGCCTCCTTACCCTTTGGAAATCCCTTTGAATAGTCAGCCTCCTTACCCTTTGGAAAAAGAAGCCACAGACTCTCCACAGTGTGGGATACATTTGTGGGGTGTAAACTCGGTGTACAACAATCACAAAGGTGGAAATTGAATTTAATGTAATcttaacactgtgtgtgtgtgtgtgtgtgtgtgtgtgtgtgtgtgtgtgtgtgtgtgtgtgtgtgtgtgtgtgtgtgtgtgtgtgtgtgtgtgtgtgtgtgtgtgtgtgtgtgtgtgtgtgtgtgcgcgtgtagaAAGCGCTCAACAGTGACCTGGGGCCGAACTGGAGGGACAAGCTGGAGTCGTTTGAAGAGAGGCCCTTCGCGGCGGCCTCCATCGGTCAGGTTCACCTGGCCAAGATGAAGGACGGCCGGGAGGTGGCCATGAagatacaggtgtgtgtgtgtgtgtgtgtgcgtgtgtgcgttccttAATTTTGAGAGCATTACAATGTGCTTCCACAACCATGTGTACTCATGCTTGAAGTTGAAATGCTGACCTGTGTgcttgtgattgtgtgcgtgctgCTCCAGTACCCAGGCGTGGCTCAGAGTATCAACAGCGATGTCAACAACCTCATGACGGTACTGAGCATGAGCAACGCCTTGCCCGAAGGTACAGGCACAGACTCGCACCGGCTCAAACCTCTGACTTCTCAATATTCTCTTCTCCAAATCTCATCACGTATTTATTTTATAGAATTTCATGGTGttttcatctcttcctctcttcccccatCAGCTTAAGATCTTCCATTATGTTTAACTTCATGGCTACGGGTTGATGAGATCAAAGCTAAACAATTTCACCATTGACCTTTTTTTGTCGCACCAAGTCACAAAAAGAGACGTTATTTGAAAACCTTGAGCACAGTTTGTAGATTGTGAAAGtactctccctcccgctctctacCCAGGTCTGTTTCCAGAGCATCTGATCGATGTGATGAGAAGAGAGCTGGCCCTGGAATGTGATTACATTAGGGAAGCCCAGTGCTCCCTGAAGTTCAAGTGAGCCTGCACAGAATAAACACGGGGCACAAACAGAACAGCCCTCGTGCATACTTCACACAACCAGCGTCATGGTGTTTTGAATGTGCAGCTTGAGAGCTCGGAGGTCCCATTTTCCCATGCATCTGAAAACCAAACATTATCtcgtttatattttttaatgctgCACCCTAACAGATTCTGTTTGCTCGGGAAAcgcacaacacacgcacgcacgcacgcgcatgtAACACTGACCTTTTAATCTTACAgctaaaaatatttaaatgtagtGGCTTTTTTACCTATTATACCACTAGGTGTGATGTTGATTGGCTTACAAGCCATTTCACAATCCACCCTCTAGAGAGCTTCCAcatgggagtgtccacccagacATTGATGGATGGTTCAGCCTACCAGTTGGTTCAGTCTACCGGGAAGGCTGGCAGCTTGATCCATTGATCTACCATACATCTGGGTGTGTGCACGCCCATGTGTGACGTCACTAGAGGGTAGATCGTGAATCGACTTGGAACGGCCGAtccacatcacacctggtggtggaaGAGGGGGAGCCTTTCACAGCGCTTTAACTGTCCAACCGGAGGGGACCCTGTTTTATACGGGCTGCTTCTCTTTTGTTCCACAGGGAGCTGCTCAAAGACCAGCCCTTCTTCTACGTGCCGGAGGTGATCGCGGAGCTGAGCGGCAGACACGTTCTGACCACAGAGCTGGTGGCCGGCTTTCCCCTGGACCAGGCTGAGGGCCTCAGCATGGAGATAAAGGAAGAGGTGAATCCcttggggaggaggggtggaagacaatgatataataatatgataatacccattttcttttttcttttgtggatgagtgctcttctttttttttttacctgaagTGGATGTTATATTAGTTTCATCTATAATCTTGATTTTACGAAAATATGCGTGAATTTCAGGAAAGATGTCCACTTTTTTCGCCCCTGGGAAGGTTGTAGGCTTGACAAACAACCTCTAACTTCTAGGTTTTTATCTCACTCGTTCCACAGAAAGAGTCAGCGAATAGCTTACTTGTGCTGGCTGTGTGACTATTGACAATAAGGGTACAGGGCTCATGAGTTTGTAAGGGTATGTTTGTTGACGAAACACAGAAAATGGCTCGAGAAATATTAAACTCAAGTCCAAATGAATGACATCCTTTGGTTGTCGACATCATTAATATTAACGTGTCACCAaattaaaatagaaaacattGTAATAATTGTCTTGACTAAgttaacaaaataatacaataatgacTTCATCAAAACATCATCTTGATTTATCTCTACTCTGGTTTCAGATCTGTAAGAACATCTTGATCCTGTGTCTGAGGGAACTGTTTGAATTCAGATTTATGCAGACCGACCCAAACTGGTCCAACTTCTTCTACGACCCGACCACACACACGGTNNNNNNNNNNNNNNNNNNNNNNNNNNNNNNNNNNNNNNNNNNNNNNNNNNNNNNNNNNNNNNNNNNNNNNNNNNNNNNNNNNNNNNNNNNNNNNNNNNNNCTTTCACTATTTTCCTCAAATTCATGCGCTGACTAGTGACctggttgtgcgtgcgtgcgtgtgtctgtgggttaTCTGGATTACATAGGATATAGCAAGCAAGGGAATTTAACCCTTTGTGTACCGCATTAGGCGCTTTGTTTTCGTTTCAACCTTAATATTGGTGGGGACATTTCAGTCGTCATTTGACATTGGTGGGGACACACACGTCCCCTGGTCCCCACGCAAATCTACGCCCTTGTTGATAACTTTTTTAAAACCGCAACGGAAAAACTTTTGTCGTTGTGTGGACGGGTCCTTTGCAAAtgtcaaaaatatataatgcCAACCAAGATAGTAATGTTTATGTAACTATTTTATTATTACAGTAAcaccaagtaggcctacagactTTGTTTGGGCATATGTCCATATGAGGATAGATAAAATAAGTTGTCACGGCCCGGCTCTTGTTCATAACAAATAAGGAGACACACCTAGGTTTAAATGCAAAAGTAATCGATAAACAAAAAGTAACCAAAAATAATGGTTTAACAAAAGTCCACTGAtgtctggagagggagagagccatggGCAGACTGGTGAGCCTTATATCTGCCACACACTGATTGAGCTGATTGTGTAGCTCCACCCACCCGGAACCACCTTAAAGGACAAGTTACACACAGATGGTCAGAGGGCCGTCACAAGTAAAAAGATTCTTTCAATTTTAGAATTAGACTTTTCTCCCGACATCATTATATCAACAGGGACCACGGCCGTGAAACATTAGTGAACAAATTATTTTAAGAAAGGCCAACTATCCAAGCCATATCAGCAATAGCCAGTGACTTGCTATTTTCCTAGTCTGGGAACACATTTTTTCACTCAATAACATGCTTTAAAAATGGGCTAGAAGCCATGTTCTTGTCGAAAGTTTCCTGTAGGCTTAATCCTGTCTGGAATACTAATGGCTGTAATTGACCCAGAGTTAGGGGCAACCATTACTACGGTTACCAAACTGGAACCTGAGTGACACAACAGGTTAGCATGTTTTATAAGCCTGGTTGGTTCCCAGCCTAACTAAATAAAGAACAAATAGAAACATGGTCATGGATTTAGGGTCCTTAATGGAAATAGATTCTTGCTGCAGGCTGTCAAAACTGTTTGGAGCATTTTAGTCATCCTAAATTGTAATTGATTTAGATGTCAACATGTTGACGTGTCATGTTGATATTACAGAGAGAGGGTTTacgagagaaggagaagacggatagagagagatggaaagggagtgagagagagtgggagatggAATGCTGTGTGGTCAACATCCAGGGAGAGAAATCCTTATTTGGAGAACACACTGTAGCAGCAGAGTCCATAAACTCAAACCTCTTGAGAATCCACAGAATCCACAAATCTCACTTGTATGTTTTACCAGAATCACAGACCATATGTCAAGGTGCCATTTAAAAATGTCTCAATCTCGAAAAGATATGCACTCATTTTCTCAAATGTTATTCTACTCAAGATTAATCAGTTTATGAACTATAcacatttgattattttatttactgtAAATAGGCCCAGCAGTAGCCATGATGTCATGATGATACCCAGAATATTCAGTGTTTTCACCATAAGATTTGATTAACATTTG
This genomic interval carries:
- the coq8aa gene encoding atypical kinase COQ8A, mitochondrial; amino-acid sequence: MMAGDMGLLMRGLAKLSQAVIETQGTTLRSGPGAAGVEAAAQNLQATAEQGIAAAMMKMQEFSGQQQTSSTSSSFDSEFDFPPAGDDAESYEFGQGEEEFKFGNGAADAGGQGTAASAGQAKGKLFEGYQDPQQEFKFGNGVADAGGQGTAASAGQAKGKLFEGYQDPSKQFTGQTRSYRREPRHILGHPTFYHQDLNRQLYRLDLASVKFVGQSRGYHQDPTTVGGLTAEDLEKARQSKRAEMKPHKQMLSERARERKVPVTRLSRLANFGGLAVGLGFGALAEVAKKTMRSSDGAGDKKAVLDSSPFLSEANAERIVRTLCKVRGAALKLGQMLSIQDDAFINPQLAKIFERVRQSADFMPMKQMMKALNSDLGPNWRDKLESFEERPFAAASIGQVHLAKMKDGREVAMKIQYPGVAQSINSDVNNLMTVLSMSNALPEGLFPEHLIDVMRRELALECDYIREAQCSLKFKELLKDQPFFYVPEVIAELSGRHVLTTELVAGFPLDQAEGLSMEIKEEICKNILILCLRELFEFRFMQTDPNWSNFFYDPTTHTLL